Proteins from a single region of Phycisphaeraceae bacterium D3-23:
- a CDS encoding RNA polymerase sigma factor — MQPPGEKSVDEDVTALPATNVPALDGSADGSDVAGCDDGALARRIASGDRAAGGELIRRYHAMVRGFLRKVCFDRDAAEDLSQETFVRALKYAHRFDPKYPMRTWLLTIARRLSINHGQKAKRRRGVAGVETVRLEDPKALAPPVETERAERAVLSSELLAAALQRLSEPQRLAIVMHYQQSMPLDEIGKALDMPVGTVKSHLHRGRKRMRELLEPREKDVMP; from the coding sequence ATGCAACCGCCCGGCGAGAAATCGGTAGATGAGGACGTGACCGCCCTCCCCGCGACGAACGTGCCTGCGCTGGACGGCTCGGCCGACGGGTCCGACGTCGCCGGGTGTGACGACGGCGCGCTGGCCCGGCGGATCGCGTCGGGCGACCGTGCCGCCGGCGGCGAGCTGATCCGCCGGTACCACGCGATGGTGCGTGGGTTCCTGCGGAAGGTCTGCTTCGACCGGGACGCGGCCGAGGACCTGTCGCAGGAGACCTTCGTCCGGGCACTGAAGTACGCGCACCGTTTCGATCCGAAGTACCCGATGCGGACCTGGCTGCTGACGATCGCCAGGCGTCTGTCGATCAACCACGGCCAAAAAGCGAAGCGTCGGCGCGGCGTGGCGGGTGTTGAGACGGTCCGGCTCGAAGACCCCAAGGCCCTCGCCCCGCCGGTGGAGACCGAGCGGGCCGAACGCGCGGTGCTGAGCAGCGAGCTCCTCGCTGCGGCGCTGCAACGGTTGAGCGAGCCCCAGCGGTTAGCCATTGTGATGCACTACCAGCAGTCGATGCCGCTGGATGAAATCGGGAAAGCACTGGACATGCCCGTGGGCACGGTGAAGAGCCACCTGCACCGCGGGCGCAAACGGATGCGCGAGCTGCTCGAGCCGCGCGAGAAGGACGTGATGCCATGA
- a CDS encoding nucleoside deaminase: protein MEPTDTDIAMMRLALEQAGLAAKRGEVPVGAVVYRGEEVLASAYNLRETEADPTAHAEVLALRIAAGKLGTWRLDGCRLAVTLEPCPMCAGALVNSRLEAVVYGATDPKMGCVETLHHLLDTEAFNHRVQWAGGVLADECAEVLRTFFKARRGPANRPPKPGPGLRGTGTA, encoded by the coding sequence ATGGAGCCGACGGACACGGACATCGCGATGATGCGGCTGGCCCTTGAGCAGGCAGGGCTCGCGGCCAAGCGGGGCGAAGTACCCGTCGGCGCGGTGGTGTACCGGGGCGAAGAGGTGCTGGCGTCGGCGTACAACCTGCGGGAGACCGAGGCCGACCCCACCGCCCACGCCGAGGTGCTCGCGCTGCGGATCGCTGCGGGGAAGCTCGGGACGTGGCGGCTGGACGGCTGCCGGCTGGCGGTGACGCTGGAGCCGTGCCCGATGTGCGCAGGGGCGCTGGTGAACAGCCGTCTGGAGGCGGTGGTGTACGGCGCGACCGACCCGAAGATGGGCTGTGTCGAGACGCTGCATCACCTGCTGGATACCGAGGCGTTTAACCACCGGGTGCAGTGGGCCGGGGGCGTGCTGGCGGACGAGTGCGCGGAGGTGCTGCGGACCTTCTTCAAGGCCCGCCGTGGCCCGGCGAACCGTCCGCCCAAGCCCGGGCCGGGGCTGAGGGGGACCGGCACCGCGTAG
- a CDS encoding class II fumarate hydratase, producing MPDTPGQTRIEKDSMGEMPVPADALYGASTARAVANFPIANRPLPGAVIHAFGHLKAACAKANKDLGKLDAKLADAIIAAADEVAQGKHDAHFPVDVYQTGSGTSTNMNANEVIATLANRRLAGGPKGPASDNKVHPNDHVNMGQSSNDTFPTAMCIAATVALDFELAPAVDRMRESLSAKAKEWDAIIKTGRTHLMDATPIRMGQVFAGFAAELKSGSQHVGYAQNEISRTMPIGGTAVGTGINAHPEFAKRVCETLKEKFPKIVTPFIEAEDHVEAQAGKSAFVTAHGQLKAVAVALSKIANDIRHLGSGPRCGIGELILPAIQPGSSIMPGKVNPVVCESVMQVCCRVVGNDATVTMAGMGGVGSIFELNVAMPVMIDAFLESVTLLSNVCNVFVDKLLVGLEVNEERCAELLDASLMTITALAPEIGYDKCSALAKQAHKEGKTIKQIVSEQNLMPEERLNELMDYDSMTRPG from the coding sequence ATGCCCGACACTCCCGGCCAAACCCGCATCGAAAAAGACTCCATGGGCGAGATGCCCGTCCCCGCCGATGCGCTCTACGGCGCGAGCACCGCCCGGGCCGTCGCCAACTTCCCGATCGCCAATAGACCCCTTCCGGGGGCCGTGATCCACGCGTTTGGCCACCTTAAGGCCGCCTGCGCAAAGGCCAACAAGGACTTGGGCAAGCTCGACGCCAAGCTCGCCGACGCCATCATCGCCGCCGCGGATGAAGTCGCCCAGGGCAAGCACGACGCGCACTTCCCCGTGGATGTGTACCAGACCGGCTCCGGTACCAGCACCAACATGAACGCCAACGAGGTCATCGCCACCCTCGCCAACCGCCGTTTAGCGGGCGGCCCGAAGGGCCCCGCGTCGGACAACAAGGTCCACCCCAACGACCACGTCAACATGGGGCAATCCAGCAACGACACCTTCCCGACGGCGATGTGTATAGCGGCGACAGTTGCCCTTGACTTTGAGCTTGCACCTGCCGTTGACCGGATGCGTGAATCTTTGTCTGCAAAAGCCAAAGAATGGGATGCGATCATTAAGACTGGTCGTACACACCTGATGGATGCAACGCCGATACGTATGGGACAAGTCTTTGCAGGATTTGCTGCGGAGCTGAAGTCAGGGTCTCAACATGTCGGCTATGCGCAAAATGAGATATCGCGCACGATGCCGATCGGCGGTACAGCAGTTGGTACTGGGATTAATGCTCACCCCGAGTTTGCGAAACGTGTTTGTGAAACTCTAAAAGAAAAGTTCCCGAAAATTGTTACGCCATTCATCGAAGCGGAGGATCACGTTGAGGCACAAGCAGGTAAGAGTGCTTTTGTAACGGCTCACGGACAGCTAAAAGCCGTTGCGGTTGCGCTAAGCAAGATCGCCAACGACATCCGCCACCTCGGCAGTGGCCCGCGCTGCGGGATCGGGGAACTCATCCTCCCCGCGATCCAGCCGGGGTCGTCCATCATGCCCGGCAAGGTCAACCCCGTCGTCTGCGAGTCCGTCATGCAGGTCTGCTGCCGGGTCGTCGGCAACGACGCGACGGTCACCATGGCCGGCATGGGCGGCGTCGGATCGATCTTCGAGCTCAACGTCGCGATGCCCGTCATGATCGACGCGTTCCTCGAATCGGTCACGCTGCTCTCGAACGTCTGCAATGTTTTCGTCGATAAGCTGCTCGTCGGCCTCGAGGTCAACGAAGAACGCTGCGCCGAACTACTCGACGCCTCGCTCATGACCATCACCGCGCTCGCCCCCGAGATCGGCTACGACAAGTGCAGCGCCCTGGCCAAGCAGGCCCACAAAGAAGGCAAGACCATCAAGCAGATCGTCAGCGAACAGAACCTCATGCCCGAAGAACGCCTCAACGAGCTGATGGACTACGACAGCATGACCCGGCCGGGGTAA